A DNA window from Vigna unguiculata cultivar IT97K-499-35 chromosome 10, ASM411807v1, whole genome shotgun sequence contains the following coding sequences:
- the LOC114167079 gene encoding metallothionein-like protein 2 yields the protein MSCCSGKCGCGSSCSCGSNCGGCKMYPDLSYAEKTTTETLVLGVAAVKAHIDGAEMDVGAENGGCKCGSNCTCDPCNCK from the exons ATGTCTTGCTGCAGTGGTAAATGTGGGTGCGGCAGTAGCTGCAGTTGTGGCAGCAACTGTGGagg TTGCAAGATGTACCCGGATTTGAGCTATGCAGAGAAAACAACCACAGAGACTCTTGTTTTGGGTGTTGCAGCTGTGAAGGCCCACATCGATGGTGCTGAAATGGATGTTGGAGCTGAGAACGGTGGTTGCAAGTGTGGATCAAACTGCACCTGTGACCCTTGCAACTGTAAATGA